Proteins encoded within one genomic window of Brachybacterium sp. P6-10-X1:
- a CDS encoding Vms1/Ankzf1 family peptidyl-tRNA hydrolase — protein MKLPWLKPALEAPGPFTSVHIDTTRTDPHAAGELEARWARMRSDLSAAGAPAALLDQIEETVLSPSPIGGRHGRTLLATDTEILVDRVLPAPPLEEAAHRGEHPQLLPLLQLTPFAVSQLLIIVDRAGADLHLRAPDNPSIAHGRNDLGGDASVEGGHDVLHKASLGGGTQHGWRANNYETRVEDSWERNADAVAETVERILREKCPDMLMLSGDVRAMGLLKEALHHESRERVIDVPGGTRGVAFDRGPFREELVRVTEEFVARRQQELAERFRESQARDGASVGGASEVAQALTRGQVEELVFVTAHAPAMIEDLLRRTLLTDGAVSALPEDVEGVPEGVGALLRWRDGTTPSNSIGSMTGDARRE, from the coding sequence GTGAAACTGCCCTGGCTGAAGCCCGCCCTCGAGGCCCCGGGCCCCTTCACGTCGGTCCACATCGACACCACCCGGACCGATCCGCACGCCGCCGGCGAGCTCGAGGCGCGATGGGCACGGATGCGCTCCGACCTCTCGGCCGCCGGTGCCCCCGCTGCACTGCTGGACCAGATCGAGGAGACGGTGCTGAGCCCCTCCCCGATCGGCGGGCGGCACGGCCGGACCCTGCTGGCGACCGATACGGAGATCCTCGTGGACCGGGTCCTGCCGGCACCGCCGCTGGAGGAAGCGGCCCACCGCGGCGAGCATCCGCAGCTGCTGCCCCTGTTGCAGCTGACTCCCTTCGCCGTCAGCCAGCTGCTGATCATCGTCGACCGCGCCGGCGCCGATCTCCACCTGCGCGCCCCGGACAATCCGTCCATCGCTCACGGTCGCAACGATCTGGGCGGGGATGCGAGCGTGGAGGGCGGCCACGACGTGCTCCACAAGGCGAGCCTCGGGGGCGGCACCCAGCACGGGTGGCGGGCGAACAATTATGAGACGCGCGTCGAGGACTCCTGGGAGCGCAATGCGGACGCGGTCGCCGAGACGGTCGAGCGGATCCTGCGCGAGAAGTGCCCCGACATGCTGATGCTCAGCGGCGATGTGCGCGCCATGGGCCTGCTGAAGGAGGCGCTGCACCACGAGTCCCGTGAGAGGGTCATCGACGTGCCCGGCGGCACCCGAGGGGTCGCCTTCGATCGCGGCCCCTTCCGGGAGGAGCTGGTGAGGGTGACGGAGGAGTTCGTCGCCCGTCGTCAGCAGGAGCTGGCCGAACGATTCCGCGAGAGCCAGGCCCGCGACGGCGCCTCGGTGGGAGGTGCCTCCGAGGTCGCCCAGGCGCTGACCCGGGGGCAGGTCGAGGAGCTGGTGTTCGTCACCGCGCACGCCCCGGCCATGATCGAGGACCTGCTGCGCCGGACGCTGCTCACCGATGGCGCGGTCTCCGCCCTGCCGGAGGACGTCGAGGGCGTACCCGAGGGCGTCGGCGCGCTGCTGCGCTGGCGTGACGGGACCACTCCGTCCAACAGCATCGGCAGCATGACCGGGGACGCACGGCGCGAGTGA
- a CDS encoding plasmid stabilization protein: MPEAWSAKRERQYDHVRKSQLDQGSSEAEAEEIAARTVNKTRAQEGESEEASETSTEDKSPSERGGERSGSGPQGRTKDQLYRDAQREGVEGRSQMDKDQLEEEVARREDR, encoded by the coding sequence GTGCCCGAGGCATGGAGCGCCAAGCGCGAACGGCAGTACGACCACGTCAGGAAGAGCCAGCTGGACCAGGGCAGCTCCGAGGCGGAAGCCGAGGAGATCGCCGCCCGCACCGTCAACAAGACCCGGGCCCAGGAAGGCGAGTCCGAGGAGGCCAGCGAGACCTCGACGGAGGACAAGTCACCGTCGGAACGCGGCGGGGAGCGGTCCGGCTCCGGCCCCCAGGGGCGCACCAAGGACCAGCTCTACCGGGACGCGCAGCGTGAGGGTGTCGAGGGCCGCTCGCAGATGGACAAGGACCAGCTCGAGGAGGAGGTCGCACGGCGCGAGGACCGCTGA
- a CDS encoding TerC family protein: protein MTVSPLIWILTIIAIVGLLAFDYIFHVRKAHIPTIGEAAVWSGIYVGIALVFGIGVLALGGTTMGAEYFAGYVTEKALSIDNLFVFLVIMGAFAVPRQDQQKVLLFGITFAIIARSGMIAIGAVAIDRLSFAFYIFGAILLYTAAKMIRDEAKEDDPDEDKQDSFLVRLVKKVLPATDEFDGDKLLTIENGKRVLTPMLLVMIAIAGTDLLFALDSIPAIFGLTQNTYIVFTATAFSLLGLRQLYFLIDGLLDRLVYLSYGLSVILAFIGVKLVLHALHTNELFFVHGGEPLDVPEVTTGLSLTVIISVLVVTVLVSLLSPKGRAQAAVNNAHREAVAYVEMTYAGFEARRDAMYERMLEDEKTLQGLPAKFRSMVASEQNVRELLTDAHRIHEVRVAFNDRGERSDEQPEDLLVTRADGTIATDGNGNVVTVAEDEAARATSQARHREREEARAAYAASRSS, encoded by the coding sequence ATGACTGTCTCCCCCCTCATCTGGATCCTCACGATCATCGCGATCGTCGGGCTCCTGGCCTTCGACTACATCTTCCACGTGCGCAAGGCGCACATCCCGACCATCGGCGAGGCCGCGGTCTGGTCCGGGATCTACGTGGGCATCGCCCTCGTGTTCGGCATCGGCGTCCTCGCTCTCGGCGGCACCACCATGGGCGCCGAGTACTTCGCCGGCTACGTCACGGAGAAGGCCCTGTCGATCGACAACCTCTTCGTGTTCCTCGTGATCATGGGGGCCTTCGCCGTACCCCGCCAGGACCAGCAGAAGGTGCTGCTGTTCGGCATCACCTTCGCGATCATCGCCCGGTCGGGCATGATCGCGATCGGTGCGGTCGCGATCGACCGCCTCTCCTTCGCCTTCTACATCTTCGGGGCGATCCTGCTGTACACGGCCGCCAAGATGATCCGCGACGAGGCCAAGGAGGACGACCCCGACGAGGACAAGCAGGACAGCTTCCTCGTCCGCCTGGTCAAGAAGGTCCTGCCGGCCACCGACGAGTTCGACGGCGACAAGCTGCTGACGATCGAGAACGGCAAGCGGGTCCTCACCCCCATGCTGCTGGTCATGATCGCCATCGCCGGCACCGATCTGCTGTTCGCCCTCGACTCCATCCCGGCGATCTTCGGCCTCACCCAGAACACCTACATCGTGTTCACCGCGACGGCGTTCTCGCTGCTGGGCCTGCGGCAGCTGTACTTCCTCATCGACGGACTGCTCGACCGCCTCGTGTACCTGTCCTACGGGCTGTCGGTCATCCTCGCCTTCATCGGCGTGAAGCTCGTGCTGCATGCCTTGCACACCAATGAGCTGTTCTTCGTCCATGGCGGCGAGCCGCTGGACGTCCCCGAGGTCACCACCGGGCTGTCCCTCACCGTGATCATCTCCGTCCTCGTCGTGACCGTGCTGGTCTCGCTGCTGTCCCCGAAGGGGCGCGCGCAGGCGGCGGTCAACAACGCCCACCGCGAGGCCGTCGCCTATGTGGAGATGACCTACGCCGGCTTCGAGGCTCGGCGGGACGCGATGTACGAGCGCATGCTCGAGGACGAGAAGACCCTTCAGGGACTGCCCGCGAAGTTCCGATCCATGGTGGCCTCCGAGCAGAACGTGCGCGAGCTGCTCACCGATGCCCACCGAATCCACGAGGTACGTGTCGCGTTCAACGACCGCGGTGAGCGTTCGGACGAACAGCCCGAGGACCTCCTGGTCACCCGGGCGGACGGCACCATCGCGACCGATGGCAACGGTAACGTCGTGACCGTCGCCGAGGACGAGGCCGCCCGCGCGACGTCGCAGGCCAGACACCGC